CTTGGCACCTCTATTAGGATTGTGCGGAAACTTCGGCTGTAAGCACGGCTTTTCTCGACAAATTGATGCGGCCTTGCTGATCGATTTCCGTTACCTTGACGGTAATTTTGTCTCCGATCTTCACGACGTCTTCCGTTTTGGCGACGCGTTCGGTTGACAATTGCGAGATATGGACAAGCCCTTCTTTGCCCGGCAAAATCTCAACGAAAGCGCCGAATTTCTCCACGCGTTTGACGGTGCCGAGATACGTTTCGCCGACGATGACTTCGCGGACGATGCCCTCGATGATGGAACGTGCTTTCTCATTCATCTCCTCATTGGACGATGCGATAAACACGCGGCCATCCTGCTCGATATCGATTTTTACGCCGGTTTCTTCGATGATCTTGTTGATGACTTTACCGCCTGCCCCGATGACATCGCGGATTTTATCCGGGTTGATCTGCATCGTAAGGATTTTCGGCGCGTACGGCGAAAGATTCGTTTTCGGCTCGGAGATGCGCTCCAGCATTTTGTTCAAAATGAACATTCTGCCCTTCTTCGCCTGCTCCAAAGCTTGCTCCAAAATCGTCCGATCGATCCCGTCGATCTTGATGTCCATCTGCAGTGCGGTAACCCCTTTGGCGGTGCCGGCAACTTTGAAGTCCATATCGCCCAGATGGTCTTCCATCCCTTGGATGTCCGTCAAAATGGAGAAATGCTCTCCGTCCTTGATCAATCCCATCGCAACCCCGGCTACCGGCGCTTTAATCGGTACGCCCGCATCCATCAGCGCCAAGGTGCTGGCGCAAATGCTCGCCTGCGATGTCGAACCGTTCGATTCGAGAACTTCAGAGACGAGACGGATCGTATACGGAAATTCCACTTCCGATGGAATTATCGGCTCCAGCGCGCGTTCGCCAAGCGCTCCATGACCGATTTCGCGGCGGCCCGGCGGGCGGAGCGGTCTCGCTTCCCCTACGCTGAACGGCGGGAAGTTGTAATGATGCATGAACCGCTTGCTTTCTTCCAGATCGATGCCGTCCAAAATTTGCACGTCGCCGAGCGCTCCGAGCGTACATACGCTAAGCGCCTGCGTTTGGCCGCGGGTAAACAGTCCCGAGCCGTGCGTGCGAGGCAGCAAGCTGATATCGCATTCGATCGGACGAATTTCATCGAGCGCGCGGCCGTCCGGTCTTACTTTATCATGTGTAATCAGGCGGCGCACTTCTTCCTTAACGATATCATACAGCGTTTCCTTCACGTCGGCCATCTTCTCAGGCGTTTCGGCATACACCGCGGTAAAGTGCTCGACCGCTTCGGCATTGATCGCGTCGATCGCTTCCTGGCGGGCATGCTTTTCCGGGATCTTGATCGCTTCGACGAGCCGCGCCTGCGCGAAAGCTCTAACTTCCTCGCTGACCGACGGCTCCACGCTATGTAAAATCACTTCCATTTTCGGTTTGCCGTTTTCAGCCGTAAACTGCTCCTGCATCGCAACGATTTTGCGAATTTCATCATGGCCGAACATAATCGCTTCGAGCATGACTTCCTCCGGCACTTCGTCCGCTCCCGCCTCGACCATCATGATCGCGTCTTTCGTGCCGGCAACGACCAGATGCACGTCGCTTTTGTCCGCCTGCTCCAGCGTCGGGTTGATAATGAATTGACCGTCAACACGACCGACGATAACGCCGCCGATCGGTCCGTTAAAAGGCACGTCGGAGATGCTGAGTGCTGCCGATACGCCGATCATCGCGGCAATTTCCGGCGAGCAGTCCTGATCGACGCTCATCACCATAGCTACAACCTGCACGTCGTTGCGGAATCCTTCGGGGAAGAGCGGACGAATCGGTCGGTCGGTCAAGCGGCCGGCCAAAATTGCTTTTTCGCTCGGACGTCCTTCTCTTTTAATAAAACCTCCCGGAATTTTACCCACCGAGTACAGCCGTTCCTCGTAATTCACCGTCAGCGGAAAGAAATCGAGGTCCTTCGGACCCGGAGATGCGGTGACCGTACATAACACGGACGTTTCACCGTACCGTGCCATCACGGCGCCGTTCGCTTGCTTCGCCAAGCGTCCGGTTTCGAGGATTAAGGGCCTTCCGCCCAAATCCATTTGAATTCGTTTTTCCATGTTTGCCTCCTTCGAGCTAAATGAACAAGCCGGTTTTGCGCCAGCGTGATGTCTTACCAATTCTGCATATTGTCCAGTATTTCCTTCTTTTTATTAAAATAAAATGGAGGGTGGTTTCCCCCCTAAATCCCCCCACCGGGGGGACCCCAGGCGCTCAGGCGCCCTGGACCCGCCCGATATGCGTGACTACTCGCTGCTAGTTCGCGTTTGTCCGGCATGGATTTATTGCTATTAGGCAATAAATCCTATGCCGGACACGCTGTACTTTTGACGCGATACTTTTGAAGTTACTGAGTGCCTCGGGCTCGCGTTTGACGGCATAGGTTTTGCTGTCGCAAAACTGTATGTCGTCACGCTTTACTGCGCTGCTAGCAAATATTTTTCTCACCCAATAGCAAAAAGCAACCGGCTCGCACCGCCTTGCACGCCCGAAGGGCATGTGACTTGGCGGCGCGGCATGGTTGCTTTCCGAAGACAAAACAATTATCTGCGCAATCCGAGTTTTTCAATCAGGGCGCTGTAACGGTTAACGTCTTTGTTTTTCAAGTACGTCAACAGCTTCCGGCGCTGACCAACCATTTTCAAAAGACCACGGCGGGAATGATGATCCTTCTTGTGAGTCTTCAAGTGGTTCGTCAAGTTAACGATGTTTTCCGTCAGGATAGCGATTTGCACTTCAGGAGACCCCGTATCGCTTTCATGCGTTTTGTGAGTCTGAATCAGCTGCGTTTTGCGCTCTTGCGTCAATGCCATCCCAATCACCTCCAATTCTTCGTAATATCCCCGTTAGCCCAGAAGTCGTCGGAGTGCTCGAACTTCCAAGCCAAGGTTCGCATTTGGTGCCTGAGCCGCAATCGGCTGGGCAACGATTTACAGTATAACATACCGGGGAAGCAAAAGTAAAATGCGAATTACGCTTTTTCGGCGAAAAGCGATCTTGCCAGATCGGCGTCTCTCTGAATTTGCGCAATGAGCTGCTC
The window above is part of the Paenibacillus hamazuiensis genome. Proteins encoded here:
- the pnp gene encoding polyribonucleotide nucleotidyltransferase; this encodes MEKRIQMDLGGRPLILETGRLAKQANGAVMARYGETSVLCTVTASPGPKDLDFFPLTVNYEERLYSVGKIPGGFIKREGRPSEKAILAGRLTDRPIRPLFPEGFRNDVQVVAMVMSVDQDCSPEIAAMIGVSAALSISDVPFNGPIGGVIVGRVDGQFIINPTLEQADKSDVHLVVAGTKDAIMMVEAGADEVPEEVMLEAIMFGHDEIRKIVAMQEQFTAENGKPKMEVILHSVEPSVSEEVRAFAQARLVEAIKIPEKHARQEAIDAINAEAVEHFTAVYAETPEKMADVKETLYDIVKEEVRRLITHDKVRPDGRALDEIRPIECDISLLPRTHGSGLFTRGQTQALSVCTLGALGDVQILDGIDLEESKRFMHHYNFPPFSVGEARPLRPPGRREIGHGALGERALEPIIPSEVEFPYTIRLVSEVLESNGSTSQASICASTLALMDAGVPIKAPVAGVAMGLIKDGEHFSILTDIQGMEDHLGDMDFKVAGTAKGVTALQMDIKIDGIDRTILEQALEQAKKGRMFILNKMLERISEPKTNLSPYAPKILTMQINPDKIRDVIGAGGKVINKIIEETGVKIDIEQDGRVFIASSNEEMNEKARSIIEGIVREVIVGETYLGTVKRVEKFGAFVEILPGKEGLVHISQLSTERVAKTEDVVKIGDKITVKVTEIDQQGRINLSRKAVLTAEVSAQS
- the rpsO gene encoding 30S ribosomal protein S15, which translates into the protein MALTQERKTQLIQTHKTHESDTGSPEVQIAILTENIVNLTNHLKTHKKDHHSRRGLLKMVGQRRKLLTYLKNKDVNRYSALIEKLGLRR